From one Rhizobium leguminosarum genomic stretch:
- a CDS encoding ABC transporter permease, which yields MASLELLGFGSTGWGALLIAATLMTLAVTATALAIGAVLGAIVAAAKLSGNLALVTLGNIYTTVFRGVPELLIIYLIYFGGSSAVTSIGKAMGYEGFLGLPSFIAGALAVGIISGSYQAEVFRGAFLAISKGELEAASAIGMHRGLRLRRIIMPQVLRLAIPGLGNVWQLSLKDSALISVTGLAELMRTSQVAAGSTRQYFLFFIAGGCLYLILTSLSDRIFNGAERRANRSMPAAAMGQA from the coding sequence ATGGCAAGCTTGGAACTGCTCGGCTTCGGCTCGACCGGATGGGGCGCGCTGCTCATTGCCGCTACCTTGATGACGCTGGCCGTCACGGCGACGGCGCTGGCAATCGGCGCGGTGCTGGGCGCAATCGTCGCGGCGGCGAAACTCTCCGGCAATCTTGCCCTCGTCACCCTCGGCAACATCTATACGACCGTGTTTCGCGGCGTGCCTGAACTGCTGATCATCTATCTCATCTATTTCGGCGGCTCCTCGGCCGTCACCTCGATCGGCAAGGCGATGGGTTACGAGGGTTTTCTCGGCCTGCCCTCCTTCATCGCTGGCGCGCTTGCCGTCGGCATCATCTCAGGCTCCTATCAGGCCGAGGTGTTCCGCGGCGCCTTCCTCGCCATCTCCAAGGGTGAGCTCGAGGCGGCCTCGGCGATCGGCATGCATCGCGGCTTGCGGCTGCGCCGGATCATCATGCCGCAGGTGCTGCGGCTGGCCATTCCCGGCCTCGGCAATGTCTGGCAGCTGAGCCTCAAGGATTCTGCGCTGATCTCCGTCACCGGCCTCGCCGAACTGATGCGCACCAGTCAGGTGGCGGCAGGCTCGACCCGGCAATATTTCCTGTTCTTCATCGCCGGCGGCTGCCTCTATCTCATCCTGACCAGCCTTTCCGACCGGATCTTCAACGGTGCGGAACGCCGCGCCAACCGCAGCATGCCGGCCGCTGCCATGGGCCAGGCGTAA
- the hutC gene encoding histidine utilization repressor, producing MNQSRDPTLHQRILGDIEGRIVSGEWRPGHRIPFEVDLATQYDVSRMTVNKVLTQLAKAGLIERRKKSGSFVTQPQAQSAVLEIHDIKAEVQSLNLPYSYAVSKKTSRKAKADDSRRLELPVASSVVEVVCIHNAGARPFCLEERLISLATVPEAAAADFLTMAPGPWLLNQVPWSTAEHRIHAVSANADVAAVLDIARNTACLVVERRTWSGAGPVTHVRFTYPGDRHALVARFIPASQ from the coding sequence ATGAATCAAAGCAGGGATCCCACCTTGCATCAGCGCATCCTCGGCGACATCGAGGGCCGTATCGTCTCGGGCGAATGGCGGCCGGGACATCGCATCCCCTTCGAGGTCGATCTCGCCACGCAATACGACGTCTCGCGCATGACGGTGAACAAGGTGCTGACCCAGCTCGCCAAGGCCGGCCTCATCGAGCGCCGCAAGAAATCCGGCAGCTTCGTCACCCAACCGCAGGCGCAATCGGCCGTCCTCGAAATCCACGACATCAAGGCCGAGGTGCAGTCGCTGAACCTGCCCTATTCCTACGCGGTCTCGAAGAAGACCAGCCGCAAGGCCAAGGCGGACGACAGCCGCCGGCTGGAACTGCCGGTTGCGTCCTCGGTCGTCGAGGTGGTCTGCATCCACAATGCCGGCGCGCGGCCCTTCTGCCTGGAGGAGCGGCTGATCAGTCTGGCGACTGTCCCGGAAGCCGCCGCCGCCGATTTTCTGACGATGGCGCCGGGTCCCTGGCTGCTCAACCAGGTGCCGTGGAGCACGGCCGAACACCGGATCCACGCCGTCTCGGCCAATGCCGACGTGGCCGCGGTGCTCGACATCGCCCGCAACACCGCCTGCCTCGTCGTCGAACGCCGCACCTGGAGCGGTGCCGGCCCGGTGACGCATGTGCGCTTCACCTATCCCGGCGATCGTCACGCGCTGGTGGCGCGTTTCATCCCGGCATCACAATAA
- a CDS encoding formimidoylglutamate deiminase: MTTLHAGTALTPKGWQKDVRLTLEAGRIARVETGVSPQPGDERHALIVPAMGNLHSHAFQRAMAGLAEVRGPANDSFWSWRTVMYKFALAMTPEHVEAVAAKLYVEMLEAGFSRVGEFHYLHHDRDGGTYANIAELAERIGAASEETGLGLTLLPVFYAHSGFGGAQPIDGQRRFINSLESFERLMEGCRAVTSRLDGAELGLAPHSLRAATPEELAKLVPMAGDGPIHIHVAEQVKEVEDCIAWSGARPVEWLLDHAPVDERWCLIHATHMTEDETRRMAKSGAIAGLCPITEANLGDGAFAAPLFLEEGGRYGIGSDSNVLISVPEELRQLEYSQRLALRARNVVAAPGGSTALCLFTQALAGGGAALKAPAGLVEGHYADLVSLDTAAIPYLSGDQILDHWLFAGGISIDCVWARGRKQVEGGRHLKRDAIDRRFLAAMDELLAV; encoded by the coding sequence ATGACCACACTTCACGCAGGCACGGCACTGACGCCGAAAGGCTGGCAGAAGGACGTGCGGCTGACGCTCGAAGCCGGGCGCATTGCCCGGGTCGAGACCGGGGTTTCGCCTCAGCCCGGCGATGAACGCCACGCTCTTATCGTTCCGGCCATGGGAAATCTGCACAGCCATGCCTTCCAGCGGGCGATGGCCGGTCTTGCGGAAGTGCGCGGCCCGGCCAATGACAGCTTCTGGAGCTGGCGCACCGTCATGTACAAGTTCGCCCTGGCGATGACGCCTGAACATGTCGAGGCGGTAGCCGCCAAGCTCTATGTGGAAATGCTGGAGGCAGGCTTTTCCCGGGTCGGCGAATTCCATTATCTCCACCATGACAGGGATGGCGGCACTTACGCCAATATCGCCGAGCTTGCCGAACGCATCGGTGCTGCCAGCGAAGAGACCGGCCTCGGCCTGACCTTGCTGCCGGTTTTCTACGCCCATTCCGGCTTCGGCGGTGCTCAGCCGATCGACGGCCAGCGGCGTTTCATCAATTCTCTCGAAAGCTTCGAAAGGCTGATGGAGGGATGCCGGGCGGTAACCAGCCGGCTCGACGGCGCCGAACTCGGCCTGGCGCCGCACAGCCTGCGCGCCGCAACGCCTGAGGAATTGGCGAAGCTTGTGCCGATGGCGGGCGACGGCCCCATCCATATCCATGTCGCCGAGCAGGTCAAGGAGGTCGAGGATTGCATCGCCTGGTCGGGCGCGCGGCCGGTAGAATGGCTGCTCGATCATGCGCCTGTGGATGAGCGCTGGTGCCTGATCCACGCGACGCACATGACCGAAGATGAAACGCGGCGGATGGCGAAAAGCGGGGCGATTGCCGGCCTCTGCCCGATCACCGAAGCCAATCTCGGCGACGGCGCCTTTGCCGCGCCACTCTTCCTCGAAGAGGGCGGGCGTTACGGCATCGGTTCGGATTCCAATGTGCTGATCTCGGTGCCGGAAGAACTGCGCCAGCTCGAATATTCGCAGCGCCTGGCGCTGCGCGCCCGCAATGTCGTTGCAGCACCCGGCGGATCGACGGCACTTTGCCTGTTCACTCAGGCGCTTGCCGGCGGCGGTGCCGCTTTGAAGGCGCCCGCAGGTCTTGTTGAAGGCCATTACGCCGATCTCGTTTCGCTCGATACTGCAGCCATTCCCTACCTTTCCGGCGACCAGATCCTCGATCACTGGCTGTTTGCCGGCGGCATTTCCATCGATTGCGTCTGGGCGCGCGGCCGCAAGCAGGTGGAGGGCGGTCGCCATCTCAAACGCGACGCCATCGACCGGCGTTTCCTGGCTGCGATGGATGAATTGCTGGCTGTCTGA
- a CDS encoding HAL/PAL/TAL family ammonia-lyase, with protein MTKTIETLLTWRDVARVGAGEALALSPAAWARIEQASRIVASIVETGVRAYGVNTGVGALADMVVDRASQSLLSRSIVLSHACGVGPLLGGREVRAIIAAQIANFAHGHSGVRRDVVKHLTAMLEHDCIPDVPSKGSAGYLVHNAHIALVLIGEGSATLAGRRMSGREALAVIGLKPLVLGAKEGLSLVNGTACATGLTATALSRAERLLDWADAIAALTLEAAGCQIAAFDEAVLALRPSAGIEKVGTTLRARLFGSGLVAAAFGRRTQDALSLRSVPHAHGAARDVFDNSARIVDQELASVTDNPAVSGTPEHPIVSSEAHAVAPALGQAADSLAIALAQIGAISERRMDRLVNPLVSGLPPFLASDAGSHSGFMIAQYTAAALSNDNRRLAAPAAMDGGLTSGLQEDFLAHPTAAAGKLLTVIDNAEYILAIELMAAAQAHDFLAATAPRAAGTDLLYQAVRQRISHYGDERPLNGDIEAVRNLIRETAPPSIG; from the coding sequence ATGACCAAGACCATCGAGACCCTGCTGACCTGGCGCGATGTCGCCCGTGTCGGGGCAGGGGAGGCGCTGGCGCTGTCGCCCGCCGCTTGGGCGCGTATCGAGCAGGCAAGCCGCATCGTCGCCAGCATCGTCGAGACCGGCGTGCGCGCCTACGGCGTCAACACCGGCGTCGGGGCGCTGGCGGATATGGTGGTCGATCGGGCCTCCCAGAGCCTTTTGTCGCGCAGCATCGTGCTCAGCCATGCGTGCGGCGTGGGGCCGTTGCTGGGCGGTCGCGAAGTGCGCGCCATCATCGCCGCTCAGATTGCCAATTTCGCCCACGGCCATTCCGGCGTACGGCGCGATGTCGTCAAGCATCTCACAGCTATGCTGGAGCATGACTGCATTCCCGACGTGCCGTCCAAGGGCTCCGCCGGTTATCTCGTCCACAATGCCCATATTGCGCTTGTTCTGATCGGCGAAGGCAGCGCCACGCTTGCCGGCCGGCGCATGAGCGGCCGCGAGGCGCTGGCGGTGATCGGCCTCAAACCGCTGGTGCTCGGCGCCAAGGAGGGCTTGAGCCTCGTCAACGGCACGGCCTGCGCCACGGGCCTGACCGCCACAGCGCTTTCCCGCGCCGAGCGGCTGCTCGACTGGGCCGATGCCATCGCGGCGCTGACGCTCGAAGCGGCAGGCTGCCAGATTGCCGCCTTCGACGAAGCGGTGCTGGCGCTGCGCCCATCGGCGGGGATCGAAAAGGTGGGCACGACGCTGCGGGCCCGGCTTTTCGGCAGCGGCCTTGTCGCCGCCGCCTTCGGGCGGCGCACCCAGGATGCGCTTAGCCTTCGTTCGGTGCCGCATGCGCATGGCGCCGCCCGCGACGTCTTCGACAATTCAGCCCGTATCGTCGATCAGGAACTTGCCTCGGTGACGGACAATCCCGCCGTCTCCGGCACGCCCGAACATCCGATCGTCTCCTCCGAGGCGCATGCGGTCGCCCCGGCGCTCGGGCAGGCGGCCGATAGCCTCGCTATTGCGCTGGCGCAGATCGGCGCGATCAGCGAACGGCGCATGGACCGGCTGGTCAATCCGCTGGTGAGCGGCCTGCCGCCGTTTTTGGCGAGTGACGCCGGCAGCCATTCCGGCTTCATGATCGCCCAATATACCGCAGCCGCACTCAGCAACGACAACCGCCGGCTTGCCGCCCCTGCGGCCATGGATGGCGGCCTGACCTCCGGCCTGCAGGAAGATTTCCTCGCCCATCCCACAGCTGCCGCCGGCAAGCTGCTCACGGTCATCGACAATGCCGAATATATCCTGGCGATCGAGCTGATGGCCGCTGCCCAGGCGCATGATTTTCTGGCAGCGACGGCGCCGCGGGCGGCGGGCACGGATCTTCTCTATCAGGCCGTGCGCCAGCGTATCTCCCATTATGGCGACGAACGGCCGCTAAACGGCGATATCGAGGCCGTGCGCAACCTGATCCGCGAGACCGCGCCGCCGTCGATCGGCTGA
- a CDS encoding GcvT family protein yields MAAFPEKAKVVIIGLGGIVGASIAHHLVERGWDDIVGIDKSGIPTDIGSTAHASDFCYTTSHDYLSVWTTQYSIDFYEKMGHYARIGGLEVARTGDDAWMEEIKRKLSSARAFGTRAHYVSPSEIKEKFPLIEEDQVMGGLYDPDAGLVIPRSQTVAGKLVDAAEKAGKLQVFGNTPAKSLIVEGGRIKGVVTHRGTIMADHVIVCAGLWGRLIAEMVGEDLPVMPVDHPLTFFGPYNEFEGTGKEIGFPLLRDQGNSAYMRDTGDPATTEGGQIEWGYYEATNPRMCHPRDILEKHEARLSPSQRDLEMEQIIEPLERAMELTPILGELGYNEGHSFNGLLQVSAGGGASCGESQKVRGLWYCVAIWVKDGPGYGKLIADWMTDGRTEIDHNSIDYARFYPHQLTEEFIESRCFEAAQKIYFPAVHTREPYASARNAKRSPFYEREKELGGYFMELGGWERAHGYAANEHLLEKYADRVPVRENEWDSRHFWRVSNAEHLAMSEDCGIVNLSHFHMVDIEGPDHVELMEWLCAAKVGGDANIGKGVYTHFLDDEGMVRADFTVFRMADRCRLVNGADAGPRDLHYMKRVAEDRGLDVTITDVSEKFVTIGIWGPNARDTLKKVVADPAGLDQENFAFAAIKPIEIAGKPVTAFRISYVGEQGWELHMKYEDGLAVWDALRSTGVMAFGVETYANSRRMEKSLRLQNADLLTQYNLIEADLARPKVKEADFRGKAKHLEYKAREHQPAMLCTLVMTENTDKSGVQRYPLGNLPVVDPATGEVLVDELGRRSYTTSIAYGPTVGKNIALAYLPWSHCQVGRKLNVEYFAESYPMEIVGVGYKPIYDPENLKPRT; encoded by the coding sequence GTGGCAGCATTTCCGGAAAAGGCAAAGGTCGTCATCATCGGCCTCGGCGGTATCGTCGGCGCCTCGATCGCGCATCATCTCGTCGAGCGCGGATGGGACGATATCGTCGGCATCGATAAGTCGGGCATACCGACCGATATCGGCTCGACAGCCCATGCCTCGGACTTCTGTTACACCACGAGCCACGACTATCTGTCGGTCTGGACCACGCAATATTCGATCGATTTCTACGAAAAGATGGGCCATTACGCCCGCATCGGCGGCCTCGAAGTGGCGCGTACTGGCGACGATGCCTGGATGGAGGAAATCAAGCGCAAGCTTTCCTCGGCACGCGCTTTCGGCACTCGCGCCCATTATGTCAGCCCTTCCGAGATCAAGGAGAAGTTCCCGCTGATCGAGGAAGATCAGGTGATGGGCGGTCTTTACGATCCGGATGCCGGCCTCGTCATTCCGCGCTCGCAGACCGTTGCCGGCAAGCTGGTCGACGCCGCCGAAAAGGCCGGCAAGCTGCAGGTGTTTGGCAACACACCGGCGAAGTCGCTGATCGTCGAAGGCGGCCGCATCAAGGGCGTCGTCACCCATCGCGGCACGATCATGGCCGACCACGTCATCGTCTGCGCCGGCCTCTGGGGGCGCCTGATCGCGGAGATGGTCGGCGAAGATCTGCCGGTCATGCCTGTTGATCACCCGCTCACCTTCTTCGGTCCGTATAACGAGTTTGAAGGCACCGGCAAGGAAATCGGCTTCCCGCTGCTGCGCGACCAGGGCAACTCCGCCTATATGCGCGATACAGGCGACCCGGCGACGACTGAGGGCGGCCAGATCGAGTGGGGCTATTATGAAGCCACCAATCCGCGCATGTGCCATCCGCGCGATATTCTCGAAAAACACGAAGCGCGCCTTTCACCTTCGCAGCGTGATCTCGAGATGGAACAGATCATCGAGCCGCTCGAACGCGCCATGGAACTGACGCCAATCCTCGGCGAACTCGGCTATAACGAAGGTCACTCCTTCAACGGCCTGCTGCAGGTTTCCGCCGGCGGCGGCGCATCCTGCGGCGAGAGCCAGAAGGTCAGGGGTCTCTGGTATTGCGTTGCCATCTGGGTCAAGGACGGCCCGGGCTACGGCAAGCTCATCGCCGACTGGATGACCGATGGCCGCACTGAAATCGATCACAACAGCATCGACTACGCCCGCTTCTATCCGCATCAGTTGACGGAAGAGTTCATCGAAAGCCGGTGCTTCGAAGCCGCCCAGAAGATCTATTTCCCGGCCGTTCACACCCGCGAACCCTATGCCTCCGCCCGCAACGCCAAGCGCTCGCCCTTCTACGAGCGCGAAAAGGAGCTTGGCGGCTACTTCATGGAACTTGGCGGCTGGGAGCGTGCCCACGGCTACGCCGCCAACGAGCACCTTCTGGAGAAATACGCCGACCGCGTCCCGGTTCGCGAGAACGAATGGGACAGCCGCCATTTCTGGCGCGTGTCGAATGCCGAGCATCTGGCGATGAGCGAGGATTGCGGCATCGTCAACCTCAGCCACTTCCACATGGTCGATATCGAGGGGCCCGACCATGTCGAACTGATGGAATGGCTGTGTGCCGCCAAGGTCGGCGGCGACGCAAACATCGGCAAGGGCGTTTACACCCACTTCCTCGACGACGAAGGCATGGTGCGCGCTGACTTCACCGTCTTCCGCATGGCCGACCGGTGCCGTCTCGTCAACGGCGCCGATGCCGGCCCGCGCGACCTGCACTATATGAAGCGCGTCGCCGAAGACCGTGGCCTTGACGTGACCATCACAGACGTCTCGGAAAAATTCGTGACGATCGGCATCTGGGGTCCGAACGCGCGCGACACGCTGAAGAAGGTCGTGGCCGATCCGGCCGGGCTCGATCAGGAGAACTTCGCCTTTGCGGCGATCAAGCCGATCGAAATCGCCGGTAAGCCTGTCACCGCCTTCCGTATCTCCTATGTCGGCGAGCAGGGCTGGGAACTGCACATGAAATACGAAGACGGCCTTGCCGTCTGGGATGCGCTGCGCTCGACCGGTGTGATGGCCTTCGGCGTAGAAACCTATGCAAACTCGCGCCGCATGGAAAAGAGCCTGCGCCTGCAGAACGCCGACCTCCTGACCCAGTACAACCTGATCGAAGCCGATCTCGCCCGTCCGAAGGTCAAGGAAGCCGATTTCCGCGGCAAGGCAAAACATCTGGAATACAAGGCGCGCGAACACCAGCCGGCTATGCTCTGCACGCTTGTGATGACCGAGAATACCGACAAATCGGGCGTGCAGCGTTATCCCCTCGGCAACCTGCCGGTCGTCGATCCCGCCACGGGAGAGGTCCTGGTCGACGAGCTCGGCCGCCGCTCCTACACGACCTCGATCGCGTACGGCCCCACGGTCGGCAAGAACATTGCTCTGGCCTATTTGCCCTGGTCGCATTGCCAGGTCGGACGCAAGCTGAATGTCGAGTATTTTGCCGAGAGTTATCCGATGGAGATCGTCGGCGTCGGCTACAAGCCGATCTATGACCCGGAAAATCTGAAGCCGCGCACCTAA
- a CDS encoding ABC transporter permease, with protein sequence MDFTFLASTMVTLLKAVPTTLILFSLSIFLGGLLALVIVSMRVSGNPLLSGFAKGYIFIFRGSPLLIQMFLVFYGLGQFGVIRYSFLWPFLREPMVCAVLSLALCTAGYTAEIFRGGIRAVSPKEIEAARSIGMSGPLLVRRILAPIAFRHALPAYSTEIVLMMKSTALASLVTVWEVTGVAQRLISQTYRTMEVFLCAAIIYLVLNFIILQGMALLEYSLSRHRRAAPQALKA encoded by the coding sequence ATGGATTTCACCTTTCTTGCTTCGACCATGGTCACCCTGCTCAAGGCCGTGCCGACGACGCTGATCCTGTTTTCGTTGTCGATCTTCCTCGGCGGCCTGCTGGCGCTCGTCATCGTCTCGATGCGGGTCAGCGGCAACCCTCTGCTTTCGGGTTTCGCCAAGGGTTATATCTTCATCTTCCGCGGCTCGCCGCTGCTGATCCAGATGTTCTTGGTGTTTTACGGCCTCGGCCAGTTCGGCGTCATCCGCTATTCCTTCCTCTGGCCGTTCCTGCGCGAGCCGATGGTCTGCGCCGTGCTGTCGCTGGCGCTCTGCACCGCCGGCTACACGGCGGAGATTTTTCGCGGCGGCATCCGCGCCGTTTCGCCGAAGGAGATCGAGGCGGCCCGCTCGATCGGCATGTCCGGCCCCCTGCTGGTTCGCCGCATCCTGGCGCCGATCGCCTTTCGCCATGCGCTGCCGGCCTATTCCACCGAGATCGTGCTGATGATGAAATCGACGGCGCTCGCAAGCCTCGTCACCGTCTGGGAGGTCACCGGTGTGGCCCAGCGGCTGATCTCGCAGACCTACCGCACGATGGAGGTCTTTCTCTGCGCGGCGATCATCTATCTCGTTTTGAACTTCATCATCCTGCAGGGCATGGCCCTGCTCGAATATTCGCTGTCCCGACACCGCCGCGCCGCCCCGCAGGCGCTGAAGGCGTAA
- a CDS encoding ABC transporter ATP-binding protein, translating into MPGVTRLSVRNIRKSFGTHEVLRGISLDAEDGDVISLLGASGSGKSTFLRCINMLETASDGEIWVDGEHIEMVHKNGRSKPASQKQVDHIRSELGMVFQSFNLWSHMTILQNVIEGPIHVLKRPRADCIAEAEALLEKVGIADKRHAYPAHLSGGQQQRAAIARALAMKPKVMLFDEPTSALDPELVGEVLRVMRALAEEGMTMLVVTHEMSFARNVSNRVVFMREGLIESSGKPDDMFTGGATPAFRQFIGHFGSGQ; encoded by the coding sequence ATGCCAGGCGTAACCCGACTTTCGGTCCGCAATATCCGCAAGAGCTTCGGCACGCACGAGGTGCTGCGCGGCATTTCCCTCGATGCTGAGGACGGCGATGTGATTTCGCTGCTCGGCGCCTCAGGCTCCGGCAAATCGACCTTTCTGCGCTGCATCAACATGCTCGAGACCGCAAGCGACGGCGAGATCTGGGTCGATGGCGAGCACATCGAGATGGTGCACAAAAACGGGCGCAGCAAACCGGCAAGCCAGAAGCAGGTGGACCACATCCGCTCGGAACTCGGCATGGTGTTCCAGTCCTTCAATCTCTGGTCCCATATGACGATCCTGCAGAACGTCATTGAAGGGCCGATCCATGTGCTCAAACGACCGCGTGCCGACTGCATCGCCGAGGCCGAAGCGCTGCTCGAAAAGGTCGGCATCGCAGACAAGCGCCACGCCTATCCCGCCCATCTCTCCGGCGGTCAACAGCAACGCGCCGCGATCGCCCGCGCGCTGGCGATGAAGCCGAAGGTGATGCTCTTCGACGAGCCGACCTCGGCGCTTGATCCGGAACTCGTCGGCGAGGTGCTGCGCGTCATGCGCGCGCTTGCCGAGGAAGGCATGACCATGCTCGTCGTCACCCATGAGATGAGCTTTGCCCGCAATGTTTCCAACCGCGTCGTCTTCATGCGCGAAGGGCTGATCGAAAGCAGCGGCAAGCCGGACGACATGTTCACCGGCGGCGCCACACCCGCCTTCCGCCAGTTCATCGGCCATTTCGGAAGCGGTCAATGA
- a CDS encoding transporter substrate-binding domain-containing protein, with translation MKFSAILFCGVAAFSAFAAPAFSKDWTKATITLEGAYAPWNLTNADGTLGGFEPELAKVLCERAKIECTLVASDWDGMIPALNAGKFDVIMDALSITEERKQVIDFTIPYAATPAAFATAKDSPLAKAAGTGATIKMTPGQTGVKEIDALKAAFKGKTIGIQAATVYAKFVYDNFGDIAEIREYKTGADRDLDLQNGRIDLGFDDAVYFANAFQSANGALDFTGPEIVGSIWGEGEGLGVRKADTDLRDKFSEAIKSALADGTVKNLSMKWFKVDVSPQQ, from the coding sequence ATGAAATTCAGCGCAATCCTATTTTGCGGCGTAGCGGCTTTTTCCGCCTTCGCAGCCCCCGCCTTTTCCAAGGATTGGACGAAGGCGACGATCACGCTTGAAGGCGCCTATGCGCCGTGGAACCTCACCAATGCCGACGGCACGCTCGGCGGCTTCGAGCCGGAGCTTGCCAAGGTGCTGTGCGAACGCGCCAAGATCGAATGCACGCTGGTCGCTTCCGACTGGGACGGCATGATCCCGGCGCTCAACGCCGGCAAGTTCGATGTCATCATGGATGCGCTGTCGATCACCGAGGAGCGCAAGCAGGTCATCGACTTCACCATTCCCTATGCTGCCACCCCTGCCGCCTTCGCCACAGCCAAGGACAGCCCGCTCGCCAAGGCCGCCGGCACCGGCGCCACGATCAAGATGACGCCCGGCCAGACCGGCGTGAAGGAGATCGATGCGCTGAAGGCCGCTTTCAAGGGCAAGACGATCGGCATCCAGGCGGCGACCGTCTACGCCAAGTTCGTCTATGACAATTTCGGCGACATTGCCGAGATCCGCGAATACAAGACCGGCGCCGACCGTGACCTCGACCTGCAGAACGGCCGTATCGACCTCGGCTTCGACGACGCCGTCTATTTCGCCAACGCCTTCCAGAGCGCCAATGGCGCACTCGACTTCACCGGCCCGGAAATCGTCGGTTCGATCTGGGGCGAGGGCGAAGGCCTCGGCGTCCGCAAGGCCGACACCGACCTGCGCGACAAGTTCAGCGAGGCGATCAAGTCCGCGCTCGCCGACGGCACCGTCAAGAACCTCTCGATGAAGTGGTTCAAGGTCGACGTCAGCCCGCAGCAATAA
- the hutC gene encoding histidine utilization repressor: MKRSGEMKRELAENDSTPLYAGVKQVILDRIHSGEWPPKYRVPSENELVVELGVSKMTANRALRELANEGELVRIQGVGSFVAERKGYSALFEVRNIAEEIAERGHVHEASVIVLAQETASPEIADALELAIGAAVFHSLIVHSENGVPVQIEDRFVHPEAAPEYLGQDFTTLTPNAYLTAAAPLSGSEHVVEAAMPQAWECKLLTILKTEPCLTIRRRTWSAKQVVSTARLVYPGYRYRLEARSGKMFED, encoded by the coding sequence ATGAAGCGTTCCGGCGAGATGAAGCGCGAGTTGGCGGAAAATGATAGCACGCCGCTTTATGCCGGCGTCAAGCAGGTGATCCTCGACCGCATCCACAGCGGCGAATGGCCGCCGAAATACCGCGTTCCGTCGGAAAACGAGCTGGTCGTCGAGCTCGGCGTCAGCAAGATGACCGCCAACCGGGCGCTGCGCGAACTTGCCAATGAAGGCGAACTCGTCCGCATCCAGGGTGTCGGCTCCTTCGTCGCCGAGCGCAAGGGCTATTCGGCACTGTTCGAGGTGCGCAACATCGCCGAAGAAATCGCCGAACGCGGCCATGTCCACGAGGCCTCGGTCATCGTTCTCGCCCAGGAAACAGCCTCTCCGGAGATCGCCGACGCTTTGGAGCTCGCGATCGGTGCGGCGGTCTTCCACTCGCTGATCGTCCACAGCGAAAACGGCGTTCCGGTACAGATCGAGGACCGTTTCGTCCATCCGGAGGCTGCTCCCGAATATCTCGGCCAGGATTTCACGACGCTGACGCCGAATGCCTATCTGACCGCCGCAGCCCCGCTCAGCGGCTCCGAGCACGTCGTCGAGGCGGCGATGCCGCAGGCCTGGGAATGCAAGCTCCTGACCATCCTGAAGACTGAGCCGTGCCTGACGATCCGCCGGCGCACATGGTCGGCAAAACAGGTGGTGTCGACCGCCCGCCTCGTCTATCCCGGCTATCGCTATCGGCTCGAAGCGCGCAGCGGCAAGATGTTCGAGGACTGA
- a CDS encoding phosphatase PAP2 family protein: MSEVQRRRFLARLTAYEPLTLIMLASVAGGLFVLQRLTSEVLEGETFHFDETILLALRRPGELGVPIGPGWLTHAVADITSLGGVTVLSLMTILVTVYLLLDRRWPIAIFVFSSVLSGWLASTLLKILVARPRPDIVPHLAEVSDLSFPSGHAMVSAVTYLTLGALLARTQRYPSTRIFVMFAGVFLAVIIGLSRIYLGVHYPTDVLAGWCAGALWALGCWLISKRFIPSRAPTDAAEAGNGDRR, translated from the coding sequence ATGAGTGAGGTTCAACGACGAAGATTTTTGGCGAGGCTCACCGCATATGAGCCGCTGACGCTGATCATGCTGGCATCGGTTGCTGGCGGGCTGTTCGTGCTGCAGCGACTGACGAGCGAGGTTCTCGAAGGCGAGACCTTCCATTTTGATGAAACGATCCTGCTGGCGCTGAGGCGGCCGGGTGAACTTGGCGTGCCGATCGGGCCTGGCTGGCTGACGCATGCCGTCGCCGACATCACCAGCCTCGGCGGCGTCACTGTTCTTTCGCTGATGACGATCCTCGTCACCGTCTATCTTCTGCTCGACAGGCGTTGGCCGATCGCGATCTTCGTCTTCTCCTCGGTGCTGAGCGGCTGGCTGGCGAGCACGCTCTTGAAGATACTCGTTGCGCGGCCGCGCCCTGACATCGTGCCGCATCTCGCCGAGGTCAGCGATCTCAGCTTTCCCTCTGGCCACGCGATGGTCTCGGCGGTGACCTATCTGACGCTCGGGGCGCTGCTGGCGCGGACGCAGCGTTATCCCTCGACGCGGATTTTCGTCATGTTCGCCGGCGTCTTCCTGGCCGTCATCATCGGTTTGAGCCGGATCTATCTCGGCGTCCATTACCCGACGGATGTCCTCGCCGGATGGTGCGCCGGTGCACTCTGGGCGCTTGGCTGCTGGCTGATCTCGAAACGGTTCATTCCGAGCCGCGCGCCGACCGATGCCGCTGAAGCCGGAAATGGCGACCGCAGATAA